CATTATTGATTCTATGTCTAAAGTAGATGGTATTGGGATTGCCTTTGATGGTGATGGAGATAGATTGGCAGTATTAAAGAGCAAAGATTTGAAGTGCAGAATTTACAAAGGCGATGAATTAGCCATAATATATGCAAATGAGGTAAAAAATCCATTTGTAATAGGTGAAGTTAAGTGTTCTTTGAATATGTATGAATCTATAAACAAAATTGGCAAAACATTAATGCATAAAACGGGACATAGTAATTTAAAAGTGAAACTAAAAGAAACAAATGCACATATGGCGTTTGAAGTTAGTGGGCATATGTTTTTTAATGATGATTATTTTGGATTTGATGATGCAACTTATGCTGCTTTGAGACTTCTTGATATAGTGCATAATAAAGGGCTTAAGTTTGATGAAGCATTAGAATCTCTGCCCAAACTTTACTCTACTGATGAGATAAAAATACAAAGTAGTGAAGAAACCAAGTTTGTAATTATTGAAAAACTAAAAGAGATTCTAAAAAATCCACCAAAAGACTTTCCAAAAATACTTGATATTATAACTATCGATGGTGTTAGAGTTGTGTTTCAAAATGGTTGGGGGCTAATTAGAGCTAGTAATACAACTCCAGTGCTTGTTGTTAGATTTGAGGCAAAAAGTAAAGAAGATATGGAGCTTTATAGAGATTGTATGTTATCTTTATTAGAAATAAAGGATTAAAAATGAAACTAGAAATACAAAGTCCATTTGATATGCATTTGCACTTAAGAGATGGAGAGATTTTAAGAGATGTTGTAAATTATACTTCTTCTCAATTTTGTGGTGCTGTTGTTATGCCAAACCTAAACCCACCTATAACAAGTGTAAAACTAGCATTGGAATATAAAACTAGAATCCTAAATTCTTCTAAGTATGACTTTAGCCCTTTTGTTAGTTTGTATTTAACAGAAGAGTTAGATAAAGAAGAATTGCAAAAAGCAAAAGATAATGGACTTTTTATGCTAAAGCTATATCCAAAAGGTGCAACCACAGGTAGTGAAAATGGTGTAAAAGAAATATTAAGCGATAAAGTC
The Helicobacter ibis DNA segment above includes these coding regions:
- a CDS encoding phosphomannomutase/phosphoglucomutase, which translates into the protein MNKLSIFREYDIRGIFNKDLTEENVLKIGYLLGLEILKRGGSNIGVGYDARVHSLSIFEWLCSGLEIAGIKTYNLGEIPTPVGYFALFTDFDDVVLDSSIVITGSHNPPQYNGFKITLLKEPFFGEMIYALEREFYNSSFPKLQTSAKERGRLDVLSKYIDFLSKKFEKLRGFNIPLSIDCGNGVAALGICPILDRLGIKYNGLFLEPNGNFPNHHPDPSEVENLKFIIDSMSKVDGIGIAFDGDGDRLAVLKSKDLKCRIYKGDELAIIYANEVKNPFVIGEVKCSLNMYESINKIGKTLMHKTGHSNLKVKLKETNAHMAFEVSGHMFFNDDYFGFDDATYAALRLLDIVHNKGLKFDEALESLPKLYSTDEIKIQSSEETKFVIIEKLKEILKNPPKDFPKILDIITIDGVRVVFQNGWGLIRASNTTPVLVVRFEAKSKEDMELYRDCMLSLLEIKD